Genomic window (Acipenser ruthenus chromosome 55, fAciRut3.2 maternal haplotype, whole genome shotgun sequence):
tatttaaacactcagcaaagcacattcattcattctaattcattcaaaaccaaaacagcatttgctccagtgcaaagtttgcaccacttcaaataaaacaaagaattaaaaaataaatgcgtCCTTTCTAAGTAGAATGACCCTGTAACTCTGTCctaaatcctcacagcatgatgagtgagattcatttccaattcaggggcaggagtggagctgaatcccagggctctccagttcattctgaaagaatggtctgtctccttcagtttgacatgctccccttctcagtgtctctggattcaggctGGCTCTCATTCCTGGGGACCCCCTCcatttactgcagggtgagagagagacaaggaatgagacagctctccacacactcaaacaagcagtggagaggtgagggactgggagggagggagactggCTTCAGTGTGAATACGCTGATGTCTTTTTAGGGTGCCtgactgactgaagctcttccaacattcagtacagtgatacagcttctctccagtgtgaattcgctggtgtctttttagacTTCCTAACCGATTGAAGCTCGCCCCACATTCaatacagtgatacggcttctctccagtgtgaattcgcacGTGTGTTTTTAGGTGtcctaactgactgaatctctctccacactcagtacagtgatacggcttctctccagtgtgaactCGCAGGTGGTTTTTTAGGCTTCCTGTGTCAATGAAACTTTTCctacattcagtacagtgatatggcttctctccagtgtgaactcgttggtgtctttttaggtttcctaactgactgaagctctccccacattcagcaCAGTGgtgtggcttctctccagtgtgaattctctggtgcttttttaggtttcctgactcACTGAAGCTcctcccacattcagtacattgatgtGGTATCTTTGGCCAGAATATGTTTTCTGAATTTTTAAACAACAAGTCAATAGACTtgtctttaatgtggacaggctccagttcagtgtcttctttaatgtggacaggctccagttcagtcatttcttctttaatgtggacaggctccagttcagtctcttctttaatgtggacaggctccagttcagtctcttctttaatgtggacaggttctagttcagtctcttcttctttaa
Coding sequences:
- the LOC131723392 gene encoding zinc finger protein 664-like → MESVYIKQEEVLELVPVCIKQEMPELEPVHMKEETELQPVNIKEETELETVHIKEEETELEPVHIKEEETELEPVHIKEEETELEPVHIKEETELEPVHIKEEETELEPVHIKEETELEPVHIKEETELEPVHIKEEMTELEPVHIKEDTELEPVHIKDKSIDLLFKNSENIFWPKIPHQCTECGRSFSESGNLKKHQRIHTGEKPHHCAECGESFSQLGNLKRHQRVHTGEKPYHCTECRKSFIDTGSLKNHLRVHTGEKPYHCTECGERFSQLGHLKTHVRIHTGEKPYHCIECGASFNRLGSLKRHQRIHTGEKLYHCTECWKSFSQSGTLKRHQRIHTEASLPPSQSLTSPLLV